One genomic segment of Polyodon spathula isolate WHYD16114869_AA chromosome 17, ASM1765450v1, whole genome shotgun sequence includes these proteins:
- the LOC121330269 gene encoding forkhead box protein M1-like: protein MENQENEDRNENALQLDDSLTNINWLGRFSCKGIAQDKGKKITKTKIVKPPRSPSTKRPPYSYSELIKLAIGSVPEKQLPLRQIYAWVEEHFPYYKYEANPGWKNSIRHSLSMRDIFVRRTDRNSRTAYWTIKSNPETQSCQSNEQNYLGQVLNGQLNYVPNLPMMINVNNRVTIVPPQNKAVSVKKMKALLPRGIAPRLIPVPIFINPPVMCEPSSVPLSTPPITQASRRKRVIAPKLPVSRNLLPGMSSSGECSTQAPSNETAAAPGSVIAKRWKRSGQPRLHQKLKQKHQTLAEPHLQLQENLVLSTDSGLEIDEDVSLEQKTNCERFTSSPFKTPTKNNLVGLATSTPCRGSRCLSPSGILSSWKTGLTPPKFVDSLLDGSLFKSPGAGSWGCISLGFSTLGDNVKTILDNNNSEKDLTEFSFLGFTPIKNGRLSEGSGFDQQNESLPRVFSNFTLPDTGEGTDLANISWSAFTAGNN, encoded by the exons ATGGAAAACCAAGAAAATGAAGACCGCAATG AGAACGCCCTGCAGTTGGATGACAGCCTGACTAATATTAATtggctgggaaggttttcttgtAAAGGCATAGCTCAAGATAAAGGAAAGAAGATCACAAAGACTAAG ATTGTGAAGCCTCCAAGATCTCCGTCAACTAAGCGTCCACCATATTCCTATTCAGAGTTGATAAAACTTGCCATCGGCAGTGTACCGGAAAAACAGTTGCCACTTCGACAGATATATGCCTGGGTAGAAGAGCATTTTCCATACTACAAATACGAAGCCAACCCAGGGTGGAAG AACTCAATCCGACACAGCCTTTCTATGCGGGACATCTTTGTGAGACGGACAGATAGAAATAGCAGAACTGCGTACTGGACTATTAAATCCAACCCTGAAACTCAAAGCTGCCAATCTAATGAGCAGAAT tatCTAGGTCAGGTGCTAAATGGCCAATTAAACTATGTCCCTAACCTTCCCATGATGATTAATGTG AATAATAGAGTTACTATCGTGCCACCACAAAATAAAG CTGTCTctgtaaagaaaatgaaagcCTTACTTCCCCGAGGGATTGCTCCACGCCTCATTCCTGTTCCCATTTTCATAAACCCTCCTGTAATGTGTGAGCCATCTTCTGTGCCATTGTCTACTCCACCCATCACTCAAGCTTCTAGGAGAAAGAGGGTAATCGCTCCAAAG CTTCCCGTATCAAGGAACTTGCTTCCTGGAATGTCTTCTTCCGGAGAGTGTAGTACACAAGCCCCTTCAAATGAGACTGCAGCTGCACCCGGGTCAGTTATAGCTAAACGATGGAAACGATCTGGTCAGCCCAGACTTCATCAGAAGCTGAAACAGAAACACCAGACGCTAGCAGAGCCTCACTTGCAGTTGCAGGAGAATCTTGTTCTGTCTACTGACTCTGGCTTAGAAATTGATGAAGACGTCTCATTAGAACAGAAGACAAACTGTGAGAGATTTACTTCCTCTCCCTTTAAAACCCCTACAAAAAATAATCTGGTGGGCCTGGCCACATCGACTCCATGCAGGGGATCTCGCTGTCTTTCCCCAAGTGGGATTCTTTCCTCATGGAAGACAGGGCTGACTCCTCCCAAGTTTGTGGACAGTTTATTGGATGGTAGTTTATTTAAATCTCCCGGTGCAGGGAGTTGGGGATGTATAAGTCTCGGATTTTCAACCCTTGGTGACAATGTGAAGACCATCCTTGACAATAACAATAGTGAGAAAGATTTGACAGAGTTCAGTTTCCTTGGTTTTACTCCAATTAAAAATGGCAGACTTTCAGAGGGATCAGGATTTGACCAACAGAATGAGAGCTTGCCAAGAGTCTTTTCCAATTTTACACTCCCAGATACTGGAGAGGGAACTGACTTAGCCAACATTAGCTGGTCTGCTTTTACTGCAGGGAATAATTGA